From Acomys russatus chromosome 2, mAcoRus1.1, whole genome shotgun sequence, one genomic window encodes:
- the Klhl9 gene encoding kelch-like protein 9, whose translation MKVSLGNGEMGVSAHLQPCKAGTTRFFTSNTHSSVVLQGFDQLRIEGLLCDVTLVPGDGDEIFPVHRAMMASASDYFKAMFTGGMKEQDLMCIKLHGVNKVGLKKIIDFIYTAKLSLNMDNLQDTLEAASFLQILPVLDFCKVFLISGVSLDNCVEVGRIANTYNLIEVDKYVNNFILKNFPALLSTGEFLKLPFERLAFVLSSNSLKHCSELELFKAACRWLRLEDVRMDYAAKLMKNIRFPLMTPQDLINYVQTVDFMRTDNTCVNLLLEASNYQMMPYMQPVMQSDRTAIRSDSTHLVTLGGVLRQQLVVSKELRMYDQRAQEWKSLAPMDAPRYQHGIAVIGNFLYVVGGQSNYDTKGKTAVDTVFRFDPRYNKWMQVASLNEKRTFFHLSALKGHLYAVGGRSAAGELATVECYNPRMNEWSYVAKMSEPHYGHAGTVYGGLMYISGGITHDTFQNELMCFDPDTDKWTQKAPMTTVRGLHCMCTVGDKLYVIGGNHFRGTSDYDDVLSCEHYSPTLDQWTPIAAMLRGQSDVGVAVFENKIYVVGGYSWNNRCMVEIVQKYDPEKDEWHKVFDLPESLGGIRACTLTVFPPEENPGSPSRESPLSAPSDHA comes from the coding sequence ATGAAGGTGTCTCTCGGTAACGGCGAGATGGGCGTCTCCGCCCACCTGCAGccttgcaaggcaggaactactcGGTTTTTTACCAGCAACACGCACAGTTCTGTTGTGCTGCAAGGCTTCGATCAGCTCAGAATAGAGGGGCTGCTTTGTGACGTGACTTTGGTACCTGGCGATGGAGATGAGATCTTCCCCGTTCATAGAGCCATGATGGCGTCCGCTAGTGATTATTTCAAAGCCATGTTCACAGGCGGAATGAAAGAACAAGATTTAATGTGCATTAAGCTTCATGGGGTGAACAAGGTTGGGCTGAAGAAAATCATTGACTTTATTTATACTGCAAAACTGTCTCTAAATATGGACAATCTTCAGGACACGCTGGAAGCTGCCAGCTTTCTACAAATCCTGCCGGTTTTGGATTTTTGTAAAGTATTTCTTATATCAGGCGTTTCTTTAGATAACTGTGTCGAGGTTGGACGGATTGCTAACACCTACAATCTTATAGAAGTGGATAAATACGTGAATAATTTCATCCTGAAGAACTTCCCTGCCTTGCTGAGTACTGGGGAGTTTCTAAAACTCCCCTTCGAACGGCTCGCCTTTGTGCTGTCCAGCAACAGTCTCAAGCACTGTTCTGAGCTTGAACTCTTCAAGGCAGCCTGCCGCTGGTTGAGGCTCGAAGACGTTCGGATGGACTATGCTGCAAAACTAATGAAGAATATTCGGTTTCCACTGATGACACCACAGGACCTCATCAACTATGTGCAGACTGTAGATTTCATGAGAACAGACAACACCTGCGTGAATTTACTTCTGGAAGCAAGCAATTACCAAATGATGCCGTACATGCAGCCAGTGATGCAGTCGGACAGAACTGCCATCCGATCTGATTCTACTCATTTGGTTACGTTAGGAGGAGTTTTGAGGCAACAGCTTGTTGTCAGTAAAGAGTTACGGATGTACGACCAAAGGGCCCAGGAGTGGAAATCCTTAGCCCCCATGGACGCTCCTCGATACCAGCATGGCATTGCTGTTATTGGAAATTTCCTCTACGTGGTTGGTGGTCAGAGCAACTATGACACGAAAGGAAAAACAGCTGTTGATACAGTTTTCCGATTTGACCCTCGGTATAATAAATGGATGCAGGTGGCATCATTAAATGAAAAGCGCACATTTTTTCATCTGAGTGCCCTCAAAGGACATTTGTATGCGGTTGGTGGGCGCAGTGCAGCTGGTGAGCTGGCCACAGTAGAATGCTACAACCCAAGAATGAACGAATGGAGCTATGTGGCAAAGATGAGCGAACCCCACTATGGCCATGCTGGGACAGTATATGGAGGCTTAATGTATATTTCAGGAGGAATTACCCATGACACTTTCCAAAATGAGCTCATGTGTTTTGACCCAGATACAGACAAATGGACACAGAAGGCTCCTATGACCACAGTCCGAGGCCTGCATTGCATGTGCACAGTTGGAGACAAGCTGTATGTCATTGGTGGGAACCACTTCAGAGGAACTAGTGACTACGACGATGTTTTGAGCTGTGAACACTATTCACCAACCCTGGACCAGTGGACCCCAATTGCTGCAATGCTGAGGGGCCAGAGTGATGTTGGAGTTgctgtctttgaaaacaaaatctaTGTTGTTGGTGGATATTCGTGGAATAACCGTTGCATGGTAGAAATTGTCCAGAAATACGACCCAGAAAAAGATGAGTGGCATAAAGTTTTCGATCTTCCAGAGTCACTTGGTGGCATTCGGGCTTGTACTCTCACCGTTTTTCCACCTGAAGAAAACCCCGGGTCACCGTCTAGAGAATCTCCACTGTCAGCGCCTTCAGATCATGCTTAG
- the LOC127198735 gene encoding interferon alpha-1-like — protein MLPVLLLLVGGVMLGCHPACSQDWGAAWRLRLQARESARLLRELKNVTAHQCLWDRTDFRCPWKKGGIIQGKQKEVTCCSPEMLRGILQLFTTEASLAAWPERALAQLLTSLMSALDTLQEAGEQGLSCPPHLAKAIRSYFLRCSRYLKDKGYSPCSWEIVRTEMGMALSAIPLP, from the coding sequence ATGCTGCCTGTTCTTCTGCTCCTGGTGGGAGGGGTGATGCTGGGCTGCCACCCTGCCTGCTCACAGGATTGGGGAGcagcctggaggctgaggctgcaggCCAGGGAAAGCGCGCGCTTATTGAGGGAGCTGAAAAACGTGACGGCTCACCAGTGCCTGTGGGACAGAACCGACTTCCGATGTCCCTGGAAGAAAGGAGGCATCATCCAGGGAAAGCAGAAGGAAGTCACCTGTTGCTCCCCTGAGATGCTCAGGGGGATCCTCCAACTCTTTACCACCGAGGCCAGCCTAGCTGCCTGGCCAGAGAGGGCGCTGGCGCAACTACTCACTAGTCTGATGAGTGCCCTGGACACACTGCAGGAggcaggggagcagggcctgtcctGTCCACCACATTTGGCCAAGGCCATTCGCTCCTACTTCCTAAGATGCTCCCGCTATCTGAAGGACAAGGGATACAGCCCTTGCTCCTGGGAGATTGTCAGGACAGAGATGGGCATGGCCCTCTCTGCCATCCCACTGCCTTGA